In Thermosinus carboxydivorans Nor1, the sequence TGACGCCGTTTGGCCTCACGACAGCTGCGGCACCGGGCCGGTTCGTTTTCGAACCCTTTCTCCGCATAAAATTCTTGTTCGCCTGCAGTGAAAACGAACTCAGCACCGCAGTCTTTGCACTTGAGTGTTTTGTCCTGGAAAGCCATTAAAGAAATCCCCTCACCTGATTAGAAATTTAACCCTTGCTTAGCCGACCTGGTCTTTGCCCCCACACCCGCCTGCTGGAAGGTTCGCTACTAGACGCTTGTGTCCCCTCACTACTACTCCTCTCGGCCGGCAACCAACTGATGACAGCACCCCGTATTATCTACCGTACCATCGGCCACACGGCCGGCAGGACTTA encodes:
- a CDS encoding zinc-ribbon domain containing protein, producing the protein MAFQDKTLKCKDCGAEFVFTAGEQEFYAEKGFENEPARCRSCREAKRRQREGGEAAPQREMHEVVCAQCGVTTQVPFKPRNDRPVYCRDCFNARRQ